The genomic stretch ATTGCTTTCCTTCTAACAATAAGCCAGTAATTTTCTTTCTGTGGTAAACGATATACAGAAGAAATATGATTGATTAATTATATGAGTGGATTGAACCTAAAAGCCCTCCAGTTTCTTATTCTAAAACCGAAAAAATTTCTGTCATTAGAACAATAGGGCAGTAAATATAGTTTTTGGGATAAGCATTGTTCACAAGTAAATGAGGGTGTTAAACTTAAACGTACTCTGATTTGGAGTTTTGTTTCATTGTGACAACGAAGAGAGTATTGTTGTGTTTGGAACAATTGGCCACTCTACAAAGTAAATGTGATGTAGTAACATATTTGGATAGTAACAGTCGTCGACTTACAAAGTTTATGGATTTTAAATTGACGTGGTTTCTAAAATTACTCTATAACACTTAACTATATGATTAGAAAGTTACAAATAAGTTGTATAATTTAAAGTCTTAAATTTCTTGGCTTATTATCAGTCGGTTTTTATAGGAAAACAGCTGTATGAAAGATCTGTTAAAATGTTCAACACAATATCATTCCATATTTTAAAACGACAGTCTCGAATTTTAATACCTCTAAAACAGGAGTTACTAATTTTTATACCGATTAcgaaaacaaacttaaaatgcAACAATTGGGTAAAATAGTACTGTTTAGATTCTAATTAATGACTAGTAGCTGTTAAACGTAACAGCTTAAACTTCTATTCATTTCTTggttacattttaatactttacataaaatattttaggatgCATTGCATATCTTATTTCCGATCtcttttaatttctcttaaaattaatcctgtaaatatatctatatttttagtcttttttcggaAGAGATCTTTCTGTTCTCTGTACATCACATTTTGTACTAAACGTTATACAGTTAGTATACCacaattagtacaaaaataaatatatgattttccaTTTTACTTGTACTTTCTAAAGTTAATTACAGGGAAATTACAATAAGCGAagtataaatcatatatttcGTCTGAAGAAGCATTATTTAAGATGTATCAGTATGCCCTTTTTTGTCACCAGggtaatcaaataaattattatgattgtaaataaatcactgaaaatattttaagtgaatttaatGAATCTTTTAAGCAAGTTTTAAAGAATTCTGTGAAGAATATGATTTGTGTTTCTATACAGATACTTCACAACGACTTTACCCCTTCTTGCTATCTAGGGGACATGACAAAGCCAAGCTGACAATGAAGTGTCTCTTGTGAGTAACAGCTCAGTTACAACCGCTATCCCTTGAGGATTCACCATGAAAACCTGTGTTTACCCAGTGTCTACGTAGAAATTTTAGTTTCAAGTCTCTTTTGAATTATGTAAACATCAGTAGTTTTGTTATAGTGGATTTTCTAAAACACAATAGCGtcaaactacaaaaaaaatcttgTCTTACAAACTAACacattaaaatttggtaaaaaaaatacataataaatttactttaaaatgctTTATGATGTTTgaacaactttaataaataatactgattATGGTATGGGACTCATAACAaggaatcaataattaatacTCTATTGGCAAATGAAAGAGCGAGGGCTTGTCTTTTATTTACTGATAATATTCTATGTTGAAATTCAAAATGGAAAAGCCTTAAATAATATCATTGAGGCTAAATATATAACCTACGAAATACGTATATTTACCCAGTCTTGTTGTCTTGTTAATAAACAAAGTTGATCAGGCAAACTTGAATTTTGTAACGCGCATGGTCTATATATGTTGTGTTTATTCATAAggggttattattatttttttaattttattgcaaagaAAACGTCGTAGAGGCTCTATTGACAGTGAACAACCATGACTCTAAGTGTGTTGTTCCTGAATACTTATTTCTTACAGCTTTGAATAAAGGGACTATTGACAATGGTTATAAACATCTCACTCGCACTTCCGACGGTTGTAGACCGTAATATCCTTATCCAGCGAGCATATCCATAGATCTAACTGTTACACTTAATGCTATTTTATTTTGAGTACATCTAAATTTAAGCCATATGTACTCAAAATTCCCACTGCTTTATATTTTACCAGCcgtttataattgtataatgtaaaagtttaaacatttcaaCTAGCAAGTAACTGAAGTATTTTTCTTCGTAAAGTATACGCATAGAGTATCTTAGATCGTATTGCTTTAGATGAGTAATAACAAATACATATGCAGATTCTTATATGGTAtgtaatttgattttgtaaaGATAGTTGAACTATTGATGTTAACACATAAGGATTAAATTTTCCTTTGACGACGGAGGATTCTAAAGTAAACaagatattttccatcgttctgtgcaaaaaaaataatgtattaaagcCACTTGTCGAGATCTAAAGTCTGATCTCTTTCTCAAGTGAATAACTACCTtaacacataaatacaatatgagtaaaaataaacaaactatactAGCATGATTGTGGGCATAAATAAGGAATCACAACGATCACCTctatttactctatatttaaaatatgcgctgaataataaaaaacaacaattacaaCACTTAACAAACGAATAAAAGATACGATATGTCTTCACTGACCGACCAACTACAGAGAACTGACCGGAGACCTGTATATTAACTACATGGCGGAAGAAACAAGATGTTGGGAAAAAAGCTGAATTAGATttctaaattaagttttattcattttatatttcggCAAATGTTCGGAAATATCCCGTTTCCCTCACAATATACAAGGTTCTATATTATGGTGATGTAAAACGTTCCTTTGACTCGATACCTGTCTTTAAGCCGGGATTTACTATCGGAAAATTTCCTCATCCTGCTTGCAGTTGGTAGCACTGTTGGTGTTATCCACAAACCCTTTACTTCTTCTTACATTCACTATTAGGTATTGGGTATTCGAAACAATTCTATACttatagtttattgaaaatttatttatcattataatagaAAGCTTACATCTACAAACTATTACTTAACTTTGAATTTGGGagatcttaattttattttgactagCGATCACCTTATAAGACCTATTCAGCACGTCCTAAAGGGCGACTAGAacgtgtgaggatcttatcaagcgccgatggaattaataaataatgcagtGGCAACAGACAAGGTTTGAACCTGTTCAATCCGTATTTCAACGCTATACTATTACAACCTGCATtcactattacaatttatatactaACAATATCTACACTGTCATAATATACATTTCCTGCTCTACACTACTTTCACTGTTGCAACTATTATCATCACATCGTAAATTGTAAAAAGCTCCAGTTGTATGTTTCTATTATTTGAAAGTGCAGAAGGCCGAgaggtctaagacgttggactgtGGATGTGAGCTCACGGATAAAGTCCAGGCTGTGCAGTAAACAGACTGAACTAAAAAGCAACGAGATCTTCCTTCATGCCGTGTAACATCATTGCTATTGCACCAACACCGTCTTTGCAATGACAGCATTATACGAGTACGTTCATGAAGTGAGGTTAGCGGCCTTTTGAAGGGCTAGTCGTGTATTTATGGGGCTTTTATATACTTGTGGTGTTATAGtggataaaatatacatactttagTTTATGGTTAAAGGtgatattttcatataaaaagatGCAAATACAAGTATGAGCTAATTAAATCGAAATGGCTCTCTGAACTTACCTGCTCTTGTAggaaatagtataatttattaggttaaaataatgttattttacagaTTTCTCGAATCCTTTTGTTATATATAGATATTGTTACCATTCAAACTGTTGggttgaaatataatatacctaTACATTAATTCAGTGTGCCCACATGTACTTTCAGTCCATTGGGTTGTAAATAGATGAACCATGAGTAGGCGGTATTTGCTCATTAACCATGCATTGTTGGCCAACATCTGGTAATGGACTGGGCTTTGGCGGTAATTGCGTAATGCCATAAGCTAATCTGTTCCTACATCTCCTGCTCATCTCCTGTGGTTATTCATAACGGCTTACTCGTAGTAATACGCATATACCTGGTTATTTCTGTTCCTTCttactatttaattcaattattcaTATACAAAGTGTCCAGAAATTATTCAACCAAACAGTATGGTATAGTTTATTGAGCTACAGAACATACAAGAAATGTcataaaacaattatagtttTTCATAAACAATTATATCAGTCTTTGTTCTTTTTgtatttccttaaaattattataatgcataTTAAACTGTGCacttattaagttttaaactcaAATTTGTAACATTATCTTTTAACTGTTATGAGTACATTTATCGAAAATATAGTCAGTTTACATAtacatttctgttttaatataacaacTTCCTAAATACTTTAGATGCATATTTTAGGATGTACAACCAAAAAGTGTTGTGCCTAATTTGTTAAAgtggaattaaacttaaaataatattgttcttaaGACTACAATTTCAATCCTAACATATTTCTTtgtattcataataaattgaagaTAGCACTGCTTAAGCTATCGGATATTATTAATCTGTATCTtgaaatttgtaactttttataaatttccacGAAGGAAATGCAAAAGAGACTTTGCAAGATGCTcaatcagtaaataaataaatactataaacaaatatgtaatgaaatatattatcttatttaCTTATAAGAGTACTGTATTGTCAGAAATTGTACAATCTTGTATTGAGGTATCTTAGTTTAGAACCATGCCGTTATTTACCTATTACAATTCATGCATAccctaatattatttaaatttctttttagaaTATATTGGATTTATAGTATGTAGATCTTAGTTTATTAGTAATAAACGTGCCCCTATGTAAAGTTATGaataaactgttatattattacattatttttcttgGTAAAGTCACTATACATTCATTTCTGTTCTAACTATTCAGCATCCATCGTCGCCAACACAGTTAATGCACGTTTAGTGGGCAGAACTTGAAGTCACTGCTGTCAAGTTTCAGTGGTCAATTTACATCTTCCCGAGTTCAGTCTACAAAGATGCGCCTCTTCGTCTTGGTCGTAATCACTCTGTGCTCTCAGCTCATCGTACTGGAAGCTGCAGTACCAGTACCTAGAAATATTTCTAACAGTAGGTCATAgctttgtagtttttttacaaattattttattaatcacttGCAAGGGTTTGTATTTTAGATAATGTAAATGTAtcttacaaatttgaaaatattactgtaaaggtttcttttaatatattttaccatttttagaaaagtagttactaatatttaaaatcatgtattagctgttaaatatatgattttaataggAATTCAGTTTATAATATTATCGTTGGTGCGAGTAATCAtgaatgattttgtaaaataatagtaattgttaagtataatgtacatttaatcaatcaatcacaTACGGCTGTTAACATTTTATACAGAGTGAGGCTATTCATACCTGTCCGCAATACAAAGCTGCTGAAGCGACAAACCTGCCTTCTTTGTTGTGACGAAAAGTACTATATTTCGACCCAAAACATTCTTGgaaagtatttttttgaaaggaAGGATATCCCAAAATAGCAATTTTAGCCGGATGGGATCATGTTTGATAAATGTTCAAATGTAAAGTTAGGTCGAACAGTATCAAATTGTAAAGTCTCtaattactgaatatttacaaatatatatatatatatatatatatatattcaaaaatgtcTCTTATTTTGACTCTTGATTGCCATGTACTATAAAttaatgtagtaatatttaaattcgaTACCAGAATATAACTTTTTGTTCTTTTGGGTATATTATCGTTGATTTACTGCATACGGTTGATGAAATTACGTTCTTACTCTAAAACGTTATACAGTAACTCACTGCAACTTTTCATTATTACTTTTGTAACTAGCCCACCCTGAAAGTGAACAAAGTAactaagaaaattacaattaattacacagTCACATCGACTTATTGCAAATCGATCTGTACGGACACTTTTTAGAGATAGCTAATATCTAAAATGACAATAAATCTACAATGACCGCAGTTTACCGCAGCTGGAATTTTCTTTTTCTATATGCACATATCCTGATGACTGTTTTTATCGTAGATTTACCTTGGTGGTAGCTGATGCAAGGAAGATAATGAGTTTAGATCCTGGTACTACAGATTATTGACATGTATaccaaattaatatgttaaattcaaaagaagtataacataaatattgtgtTGTATTTCGCATCTTATCTATAGTTGTGAGTATGGGAGAAAGTTCGAGCAAAGTTACTTAAACCAACACAAAGTACTGAAGTTCTATATTGACGAGGAAGTGTTCCtgatttgtattttctatatatGTCTGAACTCAACCTGAACACCTAAATACTGAatcattacattttgaattttttgtttgtacattcATTGGAGACCATTGATTATTCTCAATCCAATTTTATGCAAGGCAAAAATCGCTTCTGCAGCAGTCTTACCCAATGCTAATGCAACAATTACCCAAAATTTCTTGAAATTCATGCAGTAAAACTTTCAACATGACCGAACAACTTCGAATCTGATTTATACATTTCACAAAACCCTACTTGCTCTACTTTTTGTGTCATCCTAAGTGGAAGGTCAAGAACCGTATATACGTTAAGGCAAAGTTAATCACTTGGAAAGCAGTCTCTACAATATTAGTATGAAAAATGAGGTATTAGTGAGTAAACTGGCTACGGGTAAAGCCATTAATAGAAAGAATAAAATGTATGGATCCCAAAACTGAACCCTGGTTTACActatatgcaaaatttaaagttttagaaaaagGACCAATTGATACTGTGGCATAATATCTGAATGTGTCCTAAAACTTGCACTACTGTCACTAAAGCCAAGGAAGGACAATCTGCAATCAAGTGATTCGTTTAGCtcgaaataaaaatacactactAAAAGCTTTCGGATTATAAATAGTAAGTGATCTGCTTGCAAAGAGATTGCTCCAATAACATTCACACAGCAATTATATTTATAGGTATGGCATAAAATTTCATGTTGATGTCAAACCACATAGTTATAAAAAGAGATGATCTTactaagttgtaatattttatgaaataagccttgtttataatattcattaaatagatccatatcataaaattataatgttatttttagtgtattattacaattataatacagTACTAATAGGTGATGATTTACGTGCAAAATGGCACTAAACATTCTGTATTATCGTaacataaaattgtgtttatccctaaaaacaaatttatagttataaatatgtgttgcatatttcaaaattatgaaactaatcaggtatttttaatgttttgcagGCTCTGGCTGCTTTTTGGATGGAAAAAGCTTTCAGGCTGGAGAACAGTATGACATTCCAGGGGAATGCTTCTTATATGTCTGCGAGGGTAACGAGCAATGGAAAACAGCTACGTAAGTTATACTTAAAGAAAACTAGAAGAATAAAACAGCAATACTTAGTGATAATATACCTATTTCCTTACTAGTAAGGTATTTGTCccatttcaatataataatcataataataattatatttttagacatCTAAATCTAGTATTTATAGACTAGGGCCTTTATGAAGAACGTAAGGAAATTTGCATATTACAGATAGATAGAGAGGTGAAGAGCAACCCTTTATTTTTTACCCTAAACCAAAATAGATTTTTCTAGGACCAAGAGGACCTAAGTTTCGAGTGGTTAAGAACTTTCTATCGAGAGGTTTTGCAAAGATGGGAAAAATATTAGATGAActgctattttatttaaattcagcaAATATCAGACAAAAAACGGTTAGTTTATTTTCTCCTTTATCACTCAAAACTAGATTAAGATAAGTAGTAGAAAATCGAAGTTCGTGACAGCTATCATATAGATACGTCCTGTAACCCAGACTATTAGGATATGAGACCGTGGAAAGTGTAACATGAAACGCGTGGGACAAATTAGCCTATGGGACTAACCTAGTGTATCCCTAGCTAtgcaacaaaaatgttatttatatcatattatttccACATCCACTCTGGAATCCGTAGcctccttcatgtctttaataTTGATCTACCTACCTAATACTTTTTCTGTTCCTATGGGAATCCTgccttgatatatttttattattatttattttattattagacccacttaatttttaaattcccgCATGTGTAAAATATGTCTTTCATCTCCGTTTTTAGTATTTgaagaacattaatttttattattatatttacacatattataTTCGAATTTGCAGTTttgtatataataacttttattgtagGTATAGAcaaatatggaaaaaataatattatacgttAATTTCAGGCTCCAATTAACTCTTGAAATCCTAGGCGTATAACGAatactcaaaatattattgtCTAAAACTTCCATATATctggtatttattatttcaacaaataaaagtaCTCTAAAATGTCCCAAACACTATTTCTAATACAACTCCAAACACCTGCAATGTGAAATATGGTTATGCTGAATAGTGCGTTTTccgaaaataaaatttcaactaccATAAGAGTGTCATGACACTTATAAGGGCCACTTCCACTCATAAACTGTGAGACTGTCGTTAACACTGTCGATTCGACTATTTGAGActtacgtatatattttcttgatcagtaCAAAACGCCTAACTAAGCTGTTACatcggaaattatttattttaaccagaaatgctcctattCACCCAAACCTCGATATAAGAGTTAGTCCTAACCGTCGcctaaccatgaacactgaaataacaggtactttgggattaaactgaccacacccagacatgaatcgttatttgacattttgcttttaCTTATTACTAGATTAGCTTAGAACAATATTtggtcaatataaaacaggaattgttttatcgcaaacccctccccatcctcagacagaggtcaaagtcgagcgttctagtagataacgtgattgcagaatCTCGCTGCCCGTTCAGCTgatgcgtcgctttgttgtacttccgtgttttacccttAAATTtctcaaaacacaaaaattcaacaaaaacaaatattaccaaacaaaaactaaactcttcattgaaaaaaaaaacacacaaaacttgtttttattcttgattacactcctccacccaaaatgcgagtgccggCCATCAgaaggtgctgccccgcgctatgtcaacgaaagaaaaacatccctcgagatagtacctatcagtaaaatatcaaattctagaggggctggtcagaaatataaattgaattgtaatagaATGGCAATTATGTACCCCGCAAAAAAcgtaaataatcatgtgatgccgcgcggcctgccgtaatcgggattctccaGAAAGATAACAACGACAACAATACCGATAATAATACCTGAAAATGctttttgattgatggaatgttagttctgttactcaactacatcgttttataacgttctaagttcataatgaaaaatatttaagcgTTGgaggcatataacggaatctgaccccattaacaagtgataatcgttgtaagtttgtaattttgtaatgaaagagTAGTTTTTTCGTTTTATCATGTTTCTttctataaacttatatttttgtgttcttcatactggtgtggtcggtaaaatcccaaagtaccaaataataTGTACCTTATCGAATGCCtaattacgtttaaaattttcatagaacaccatgatattacataatatttgctTTGAGTACGTAGACTGCGGACTTTTAAAATTCGTGCGAAGTTGCGGATAATCCTGACGTTTTCACAAGCAGTTTTGTTTCTATGTTTTCTATATATTCTTTAACTAATTCTTACTGCATTTACCTCATTTGAGGCATGACGAATAAAATGAATGATACACATGTATATGAGGCGGCACAGTCTTTCTTGGTCAGTAAAATTAACTTTGATGAATCAAGTTAGCTATAACTAAAGATATGTACGTGGGAATCAAGGATAGCATCAGAAAAAACACAATATGTTACATGTTGCCTTTATATAGTTGTTTGCTATTTCATATTcgtaactatctcgtaattgtagtttataaagAGAAGGTGCTTTGAAAACCTTAtatatcttctaaatttaattcagAGATAATTTTTAGGCTAAGTAAAAACAATGTTCGAATGCACCTGAAGACAAGcaaaaatttgcattaaaatcaGTCCAGCCGTTTTGGAGGAGTTCTTGATCAGAgcaaaaaggaaaaattatttgtGCCGTTGGAAATACAATTAATTCGGCCTTATACGCCCCAAAACGTTATATAAATGTTAGTCCTAGCCATATTCTAACCATGGACACTGAAATAGTATTTACTTGAACGTACGCCtaattacgtttaaaattattatagaagaacatcatattacaataaatacgTTGAGTACTATTAAATGCTTTCAAAACTGCGGTTAACGGTTTGAATGATACATTAGACTGTAAAGTTCACAAAATCTCTAAGTTTATAacgtaataaacattaaaacgtgcgaaacacacaaaatatgttttaatattggaTTTCATATATGTTATTTAACTAGGCGAACAACTACTCTTCAGTTATTTAAGTTAGTTATGTATGAACTCAGTATAAATTATAAAggttctgaaaatatttaactcttaATACTTTGGAATTTCATTTCCAGATGTCGGAGTGACTTTGTGCCTATAGGTTGGACAAGTGTTCCAGGGGACACTACCAAGCCATACCCGCAATGTTGTGGCCGTCTGATTCCTCCTAAGTGAAGACTGCAATGAATTTTGACACTAATATTATATATCTTGGGGATAATTACTAATCACTGCAAATTGTTATTGTCATTATGCTTCACTATAATATTACCAACAAACAGCACAAATATTGACATAAAacaattaccaaaaataaataataataataaaataattactaaaaatatttttggttatcatataagtttaaaaatcatttttaaccAACTGATTACAATATTTGGAAAGATTCTAAACTAAACAGTTTCACTATGACTAACGTATGGGTAAAATTAAGAAGCTTTAGTATAAGCCTAAAGATTATTTGTTATGACTAGATATTAGTATAGTctttcataattataaacatagcttattttatgctttatgttatatttatatgaaatcatcatgtaatgtaaaatacatatcaTGTAATGCTTTAGATTAAAACATAGTGTATCAGGTATTTATCAAGAAACATTATTTGTATGactacaatatttgtttattgcttATAACCAACAATcagtttaaaactcaatttatttacTGATTGTACCATTGCAGTAAGCACtgttcaattttattactttattatccATCTGGTGATGGATTTAATTAATCCGAAACGtacttaacataattaaaatagtaacagTTTTATaggacttttatttttgttaatgtttaaaataatgaaatatatttcccCGCATTTTGATATTGGTCACATgctaaatattttctgttaaaccAATTTGCTTCAACTAATCTTGGACATTCACATATTTCACTGACTGTAATACTTGTCTGTGTAATTCAATCAAAGTGGTGCATAATAaattcaattactatattttattgaaatatttaatcctATCATATCAACATTTCACCTTATAGAACTGTAAGGAAAATATGACTAGTGAAATGTGTAGggaaaataaagtataataattgtatgtaataataaaaataatattgaaatgggtgattttcaaatattaaaaagatacaaGCTTATTTtggtaaattgaaataataacaacTTGTATTGAACTCATattgtataactatatatatatatatatatatatataaatatatatatatatatatatatatatacagtatatatatatatatatacagtatatatatatatatatatatatatatatatatatatatatatacaagatataGACTAATAAAAGATTACTGAACAAAGTTGTCTGaaagttcaatttataattttgccAAAGATATAATTAAGTTTCTAACGTATGAACTTTCCCATAAAGGTGTGATAGCAAATTTGGTATATTATGCTCTATGTCtgtgcatttatatatatataaaacttaattatatctttggcaaaattataaattgaactttCAGACAACTTTGTTCAGTAATCTTTTATTAGTCTATATCTTATGAGAATGGAAACTACCATTACATGTTTTAAGGTTAGGGACAACTGTATTACCAAATTCTTAAAATGGAATAGATTAATTGTGTCTACGTAAAGCATTCTTGAAAAGTTATTAacagtttctttacaaataatcGGTAAAACTTTACAGTTTTACATAGAAGAGggaaaaattatttgtgttttatacaaaGTACGTAAAGGGTAAAACATCTTCAATTAAAGAATCCAGCTTATTCAACGTTGTCCTATATCATATATcttccaatttatattaaaaacaattatacatctcaaaatgtattaattatttatacagttttgatTTAAACACGCCAGTTAGTAATACAAATGTATCTCGCCCATAACATTacctcattattttatttcaaactaacaTGAGTAATTCATTTcgtttatattatacatatcgAGAAGTATCAACAATTATTGTTTCATCAttgattgaataaaattttaaaatgtcctttTATAGACGATActgacatataaaatattttgcattgaaTTTGGAAAAAGTTCTTTACGGAGGATTTTATAaaggatatttaaagtaaatatataatttatgaaaaaattctgTTCCAGGTTTTTTAGCTAACATAACACCATTGTTAAGTGcaatatctaatatttatatctaaaataaatatatttactatctaTTAAACCAAAATTCTTTGCacgtttttaaactgttatatatatattcttaatgatttatttattattctctaagaatctataaataaacaatataatttctaaaaaataagactTTACCTGTATCttgcaatattttgaaaattggcaaGACTTAGATCgctataacttttaaaaatttcataatttattatcatttttagcAATCGTTTAGTTATACTTATGGTTTTCTTTGAcctaataaaacaaactaattgttttcatttttattttaagacgtTTCTTAGActcaaattgtaaattataataattgattaaCGCtaccagaaaataaaatatttattttatgccGATATTTAGATGTTGTGGGTGTATCAA from Homalodisca vitripennis isolate AUS2020 chromosome 2, UT_GWSS_2.1, whole genome shotgun sequence encodes the following:
- the LOC124353773 gene encoding uncharacterized protein LOC124353773, whose translation is MRLFVLVVITLCSQLIVLEAAVPVPRNISNSSGCFLDGKSFQAGEQYDIPGECFLYVCEGNEQWKTATCRSDFVPIGWTSVPGDTTKPYPQCCGRLIPPK